The Pseudomonadota bacterium sequence CATTTGTACACCCCATAGGCGTTGCGAAGAGCTGGCCCCGAAGGCGGTGGCCGCCTCCAATACCTCCTTGTCGACCAGCCGGATGCCAAGATTGGTGAGTCTGATCACGGGCGGAATAGCATAGATCACGACGGCGATAACGCCCGGCACTTTACCGATACCCAGCAGCATGACGACAGGTATCAGATAAACGAACGCAGGCATGGTCTGCATGATGTCGAGTAGCGGGGTAACGATCGACCGCGCGTGATCGGAACGCGCCATGAGGATGCCGATGGGGATGCCGAGTGCGATCGATAACAGCGTACAGACGGTGATGATGCTCATGGTGCGCATGGTGTCGTCCCACATGCCGAAGTAGCCGATGGCACAGAAGGCCAGCACGACTCCCAGGCAGAGTTTCAGGGAACGACTCGCTCCATAGGCCAGCGCAGTGACAGCAACGATGACCAGCCACCAGGGCGATTGCAATAGCAGTTTTTCGAACCAGACCAGAAAGGTCAGCAATGGATCGAAAAAGGATTCGATGAGATCGCCGTAGGTGCGGGAAAACTCACGGTAGGCCGCATCCAGCGCCTTGCGGATCGCCAGCAGATCTTCACGATCCATTTGCGGAAACTCTATAAACCAGGAACTTTTGGCCATGGCGATGTGCCTTTTGGCAGTTTGGACAGGCGAGGGAATCTCCTTGGGGGTGTGCCACCCCCAAGGGATGTAAGATCAATTATAGATTGGCCAGGGCGCGCTTGATCTTTGCGGCGACATCAGCGGATACCCAGGCGCGCCAGGTGGCTTCGCTGCTTTTCAGGAAATGCTCCATGGCCACATCACCGTCAGCCTGGTTGTCTTCGATCCAGGCCAGCAACTCGTTCATCTGGGTATTCTTGAACGCGCGTTTGCTCAGGTAGGCGTAAGCCTCAGGCGCCCTTGCGGCGAAATCCTCGGTGGTGACAGTGTGCACCGGCGAGGGAGGGTACATGGTTACCTGCGGGTTGGCGCAATCAGCCTTGGAGATACAGTTAACATAGTGATCCAGCTTTACCCCTGAGCCGAAATCCACTTTCACCATTTTGTATTTGCCCAACACCGAGGTGGGTGCCCAGTAGTAACCAAACCACGGCTCTTTACGCTCGTATGCCTTGGCGATGGCACCCGCTAGACCCGCTCCGGAGCCGGGATCGATCAAATCAAATCCGCTCTCGCCGAGTTTCAACGCCTTGAAGAGGTTGCCGCTGGTAATCTGGCAGTTCCAACCGGCGGGGCACCCCATAAATCCGGAGCGACTGGGGTCTTCGGGGTGTTTGAAGAGCTTGGCATTGGCTTTGATGCCAGCGATAGTCGCAAGACTCGGATCCTTGTCGACCAGATACTGCGGCACCCAGAATCCTTCCTCGCCACCGTCGGCGAGCGATTTGCCAGCAATGCGCAGCCGTTTCTCGGCTACACCCTTCTGCAGCGC is a genomic window containing:
- a CDS encoding proline/glycine betaine ABC transporter permease — protein: MAKSSWFIEFPQMDREDLLAIRKALDAAYREFSRTYGDLIESFFDPLLTFLVWFEKLLLQSPWWLVIVAVTALAYGASRSLKLCLGVVLAFCAIGYFGMWDDTMRTMSIITVCTLLSIALGIPIGILMARSDHARSIVTPLLDIMQTMPAFVYLIPVVMLLGIGKVPGVIAVVIYAIPPVIRLTNLGIRLVDKEVLEAATAFGASSSQRLWGVQMPLAMPTIMAGINQTIMMALAMVVIASMIGVTGLGQPVLKSITNQYFTLGLFNGLAIVALAIIFDRVSQAYAKRSQRHLGGMHDG
- a CDS encoding ABC transporter substrate-binding protein; translation: MKRLIAAVIFMASLNSTGYAADGCGKVAIADMNWSSATLIAHVDRFILQHGYGCDAEIVPGDTMPTGTSMIEKGEPDIAPELWSNSFKEALQKGVAEKRLRIAGKSLADGGEEGFWVPQYLVDKDPSLATIAGIKANAKLFKHPEDPSRSGFMGCPAGWNCQITSGNLFKALKLGESGFDLIDPGSGAGLAGAIAKAYERKEPWFGYYWAPTSVLGKYKMVKVDFGSGVKLDHYVNCISKADCANPQVTMYPPSPVHTVTTEDFAARAPEAYAYLSKRAFKNTQMNELLAWIEDNQADGDVAMEHFLKSSEATWRAWVSADVAAKIKRALANL